The DNA window AAACGCATGGAAAGAGTGACGACATTAATAAGAACACCCCGGTAGAGGAAGTCAAAGGGCCAAGTGTGTTCGAACGGGTGAAGGAAGAATTTGAGGCTATTGCCGAAGCAATCCATCCTAAGAAAAGATCAGACAGTCACGAGTCATCTTCTTGAAAATGAAACAGATGAAGTTGGAATGTTAGAGAAATTTCTGCCAGTCTTAACTGGGATGAGTAGGATATGCTATTTTAATGTCTCCTAGATTAAAATGTATGCTTGCTTCAATTAGCATGTTACTGTGACATGGAGCATGTTGTGATTTGTGttattttcaaacatgacttctttgcattttg is part of the Tripterygium wilfordii isolate XIE 37 chromosome 7, ASM1340144v1, whole genome shotgun sequence genome and encodes:
- the LOC120001413 gene encoding uncharacterized protein LOC120001413 isoform X1 is translated as MAEPQPDPKIDFPEKDVKAPNILERAKEDIEAVIHSPKHHKETHGKSDDINKNTPVEEVKGPSVFERVKEEFEAIAEAIHPKKRSDSHESSS
- the LOC120001413 gene encoding uncharacterized protein LOC120001413 isoform X2 is translated as MAEPQPDPKIDFPDVKAPNILERAKEDIEAVIHSPKHHKETHGKSDDINKNTPVEEVKGPSVFERVKEEFEAIAEAIHPKKRSDSHESSS